The sequence CCAGGATCTTTGCAAAGAGATAATAAATCTGCTCGCACTCAAAACCTCCCGGCACCGGCGTACCCGTATGCGGACACAACTTAGGATCCAGACCATCTATATCAAAACTGATATACACCTGTTGCGGCAACCGGTCCACCACTTCATTCGCAATCGTCGCCCAGTTCCCCCCTTCGTACTGATGGTGTTTGATATCCCTGTCAAAGAAAGTATTGACCCTTTCTTTATTATTCTCAATGTATTGCAGTTCTTCTTCGCAGTAATCACGTATACCTAGTTGAACGAGTTTCGTCACGGCTGGTACTTCGTTCAGCACATTGTACATAATAGATGCATGGGAGTACTGGAAACCCTCGTAACCATTGCGCAAATCGCAATGCGCATCGATCTGCAGAATACCGAATTCACCTTTCTCTTCCGCCAGCGCTTTAATATAGCCAAGCGGAGTTGAGTGATCTCCACCTACAAGGCCTACGAGCTTGCCTTGTTCCAGTAAGGATTTGGTTTGGCTATATACCCACTCGTTCATGAGCGCAGTACCTTTATTTACGTCTACGAGCGTCTTTTTCAGAAATTCATTTTCGGAAATATCGCCACCTTCTATGAGGAATTTGAGGTAGAGCTCAGCTTCTTTGCGGAGGTAATCGCTACGGAGCAACATATGCTTGTCCGGGTCGCGCATGTAAAAGCCTTTTCTCCACCCTTCTTTTACATCAGGATCCAGGAGGTCGATCTGTAACGACGCTTTACAGATTTGTTCAGGCCCTCTTGCAGTACCGTGACAGTAGGAAACCGTCACCTCCCATGGAATAGGGAGTAAGACGAGTGATGCATCCTCTTCAGTGGTTGGTAAACCAAAGATATTATTGGATACCAGGCTGACAGAATTAGGATCAAAGTTGGATAAATCCGCCATGATTATGAAGTTCTTATACTAATTTTCGGCGCAAAGATAGTACTTTATATATAAAGCGGTATTGCACAGCGTGGCCCCGAAATGAATACACAAAGGCAGAGCCGGCTTTTATGATAAATATCATGTTCCCTTTCATGTAAAAATTCCACTTTCAAACCTCATTTTGCCGTAATTTTGCGCATCGAAGTGTGAATGATGCGCATTGATGGATAAAAAAACACATTAAGGGGAAGCTTAAGATCTATTACGATATGAAGAAGTCTAATATTGTTTTATTGGTGTTGATTGCTGTAGCAATTGGGGTGATTGTAACAGTGGCCGGTGATTTCAGCACCTATGAAACATTCGCCACAGCTCGTCAGAAAGAAGGAAAAGAGTTCCAGGTGATCGGAAAACTGGATACCACCAAAACTATGCTGTATGATCCTGCAAAGGATGCTAACCTGTTTACCTTTTATGTACAGGACAAATCCGGTGAAGTCTGCAAAGTAATTTATTTCGGTACTAAACCCACTGACTTCGAAAAAGCAGAAAGCGTCGTGCTGACTGGCAAAATGATCAAAGATGGTGAATTTCATTGTGGCAAGATCCTTATGAAGTGCCCGTCTAAATATAAAAATGACCAGGTAGCGGTTGGCAACAAAGTATAAGTCATTCGCTTTATAATATTAAAATAGTAGTTAATGGCCCGCACCGTCGGGCTATTTCTTCATTCTAGCACCAATTATCTTGAAGACGACATATATAGGAGAGCATTTATTGCCAGGGCAGTTTGGACATTTTTTTGCAGTTCTGGCGTTCGTAGCCTCGATAGTGGCCACTGCCAGCTATTGGGTGAGCGTACGTACCGACGATGAGGTAAAGAAGCGTTCCTGGAAGCTGCAGGGCCGTTGGGCATTTATCATTCAGGCAGCATCCGTATTTGCCGTATTTGCTTGCCTGTATTATGCATTGTACAACCACTTTTTTGAATATAAATATGTATGGCGCAACTCAAGCCGTGATCTTCCTGTTAGTTTGCTGTTGTCCAGTTTCTGGTCTGACCAGGAAGGTAGTTTTATGCTCTGGTCTATCTGGCAAAGCATACTGGGTCTCGTACTGATCCGTACCACTAAAAAGTGGGAAGCGCCTGTGATGACCATGCTCTCATTTGCACAGGTTTGTCTGGGCAGTATGCTGATCGGTATCTTCATTTTAGATTACAAAGTGGGTAGCAACCCGTTCCTGTTGTTGCGTCATGCAGCGGAAAACCAGGGGCTGCCATGGGTAAGTAGTCCCAACTACCTCAACTTTATCAAAGATGGTAATGGTCTGAACCTGTCCCTGCAGAACTACTGGATGGTGATTCACCCGCCGATATTGTTCCTGGGTTTTGCTTCTACAGTTGTACCTTTTGCTTTTGCCTTTGCAGGTCTGTGGACCCGGGAATACAAAGAATGGATCAAACCTGCCCTGCCATGGGCCTTGTTCAGCGCTGCTGCACTGGGTCTTGGTATTATGATGGGTGCTGCATGGGCGTATGAGTCGCTGACATTTGGTGGTTACTGGGCATGGGATCCGGTAGAAAATGCCTCCCTGGTGCCATGGCTCACGCTGGTAGCGGGTATTCACACCCTGCTGGCCTTTAAGTCATCCGGCCATGCGCTAAAAGCGACCTTCTTTTTCTTCTTTATTACCTTTATTTTAATACTGTACTCTACCTTCCTGACCCGTAGCGGTGTATTGGGCGATACTTCTGTACACTCCTTTACGGACCTGGGTATGAGCGGACAACTGGCCTTCTTCCTCTTTGCGTTCATTCCGGCTTTTGCCATGCTGATCGCGCGCAGGAAAGAGATCCCGACCATTCACAAG is a genomic window of Chitinophaga sp. LS1 containing:
- a CDS encoding agmatinase family protein, whose translation is MADLSNFDPNSVSLVSNNIFGLPTTEEDASLVLLPIPWEVTVSYCHGTARGPEQICKASLQIDLLDPDVKEGWRKGFYMRDPDKHMLLRSDYLRKEAELYLKFLIEGGDISENEFLKKTLVDVNKGTALMNEWVYSQTKSLLEQGKLVGLVGGDHSTPLGYIKALAEEKGEFGILQIDAHCDLRNGYEGFQYSHASIMYNVLNEVPAVTKLVQLGIRDYCEEELQYIENNKERVNTFFDRDIKHHQYEGGNWATIANEVVDRLPQQVYISFDIDGLDPKLCPHTGTPVPGGFECEQIYYLFAKILASGRKLIGFDLSEVSSAHEEWDANVGARVLFKLCNLMVHPDNK
- a CDS encoding cytochrome c maturation protein CcmE, with amino-acid sequence MKKSNIVLLVLIAVAIGVIVTVAGDFSTYETFATARQKEGKEFQVIGKLDTTKTMLYDPAKDANLFTFYVQDKSGEVCKVIYFGTKPTDFEKAESVVLTGKMIKDGEFHCGKILMKCPSKYKNDQVAVGNKV